Proteins encoded together in one Miscanthus floridulus cultivar M001 chromosome 16, ASM1932011v1, whole genome shotgun sequence window:
- the LOC136509989 gene encoding uncharacterized protein: MGTEVLRPHDSLARARRPRPLRPAAGRRTAAAAARQGQCQGRGARGDRRSPSAAVTVPRQVVVRTKVAVADAYAGPAFGAMSPSPRALPLPRFSSRTVADATVPGVDDAATRELRRLLGLH; encoded by the coding sequence ATGGGAACGGAGGTGCTCCGCCCGCACGACTCCCTCGCACGCGCTAGGCGGCCGCGGCCGCTGCGCCCCGCCGCCGGgaggaggacggcggcggcggcggcgcgccagGGACAGTGCCAGGGCCGTGGCGCGCGCGGCGACAGGCGTAGCCCCTCGGCGGCGGTGACGGTGCCGAGGCAGGTCGTCGTACGGACCAAGGTGGCGGTGGCGGACGCGTACGCGGGGCCGGCGTTCGGCGCCATGTCGCCGTCGCCGCGGGCGCTGCCGCTGCCACGGTTCTCCTCCAGGACGGTCGCCGACGCGACGGTGCCAGGCGTGGACGACGCCGCCACGCGGGAGCTTCGGCGGCTGCTGGGACTCCATTGA
- the LOC136509961 gene encoding uncharacterized protein — protein sequence MGTEVLRPHDCLARARRPRPLRPAAGRRTAAAAARQGQCQGRGARGDRRSPSAAVTVPRQVVVRTKVAVADAYAGPAFGAMSPSPRALPLPRFSSRTVADATVPGVDDAATRELRRLLGLH from the coding sequence ATGGGAACGGAGGTGCTCCGCCCGCACGACTGCCTCGCACGCGCTAGGCGGCCGCGGCCGCTGCGCCCCGCCGCCGGgaggaggacggcggcggcggcggcgcgccagGGACAGTGCCAGGGCCGTGGCGCGCGCGGCGACAGGCGTAGCCCCTCGGCGGCGGTGACGGTGCCGAGGCAGGTCGTCGTACGGACCAAGGTGGCGGTGGCGGACGCGTACGCGGGGCCGGCGTTCGGCGCCATGTCGCCGTCGCCGCGGGCGCTGCCGCTGCCACGGTTCTCCTCCAGGACGGTCGCCGACGCGACGGTGCCAGGCGTGGACGACGCCGCCACGCGGGAGCTTCGGCGGCTGCTGGGACTCCATTGA